The Henckelia pumila isolate YLH828 unplaced genomic scaffold, ASM3356847v2 CTG_461:::fragment_3, whole genome shotgun sequence genome window below encodes:
- the LOC140871725 gene encoding uncharacterized protein, with protein MASTLLLQCLFLLFQLCFLGSDCVSGQKLGIPDMSNLVSFKNSLENKEILDSWSPYVSHCNWTGVFCDGDRVVSLVLSPHSLREPLRGPLSPAIFFLQRLVVLDLSGNELHGEVSPKIGFLRMLGVLDLGNNQFSGHLPVQLGDLNRLRKLRLGPNSFTGKIPPEIGNMLKLTFLDLSGNALVGDIPPELGNLTQLQILALGNNFLTGSLPANLFPKLGSLSSFDVSNNTLSGVIPPDVGELTSLTELYIGDNHFSGEFPLEIGWLTRLEVFSAPSCLFNGPLPETFSKLKSLSKFDLSNNPLKCTLPTFIGELQNLTVLNLVYAELNGSVPSELGSCKNLKTLLLSFNSLHGTLPEELSELPLMSFSAEKNQLSGTLPSWLGKWRNADSILLSDNKFSGRIPAEIGNCSMLTHISLGSNMLTGEIPKEICNPVLLSEIELDHNFLTGSIEETFVNCNNLTELVLLDNQIHGSIPDYLSKLPELMVLELDSNNLTGTIPANLWSSVNLIEFTAANNQLEGALPAEIGNAAFLENLVLSNNRLTGTIPKEIGNLSALSVLYLDSNNFVGSVPFELGKCGTLATLVLGNNRLNGSIPDEITDLPLLQYLVLSHNDISGSIPSKVSKYFRPASVIPDTTYVQHRGVYDLSYNRLSGSIPDELGSCVLLVDLLLSNNRLSGEIPRSLARLSNLTSLDLSGNLLTGGIPREFGDLVKLQGLYLGNNQLTGRIPENLGMLKDLVKLNFTTNMLQGPIPTSFGGMNELTHLDLSSNMLSGEIPASLSKMVNLVGLYAQQNRLSGNLDDLFKNSVLWRVEILNLSSNALSGDLPRSVGNMTYLSTLDLHGNGFTGKLPNVFGNLAELQYLDVSKNNLSGQIPEDVCGIASLFFFNLAENQFEGPIPINGICSKLTKTALAGNKGLCGGIVGLKCPSKSFGRKFPLLNEWGLASVVVGTTLISLSVFIVLKIVLNRTSKNDLEDMSDSKMNSSDDPNLYFLSSGSKSKEPLSINIAMFEQPLLKLTLVDILEATNNFCKTNIIGDGGFGTVYKATLPDGKTVAVKKLSQAKAQGQREFLAEMETLGKVKHRNLVPLLGYCSYGEEKVLVYEYMVNGSLDNWLRNRIGTLKVLDWTKRFKIAVGSARGLAFLHHGFIPHIIHRDIKASNILLNEDFEPKVADFGLARLISACETHVSTDIAGTFGYIPPEYGQSWKATTRGDVYSYGVILLELLTGKEPTGPDFKDVEGGNLVGWVIQKTKNREAVDVLDPMILDADSKQMMLQTLQIAVICLSDNPANRPTMLQVLKFLKGIKDE; from the coding sequence ATGGCGTCTACCCTTCTGTTGCAGTGTCTTTTTCTCTTGTTTCAACTGTGTTTCTTGGGTTCTGATTGTGTTTCTGGGCAGAAACTTGGAATTCCTGATATGAGCAATCTTGTTTCTTTCAAGAATTCTCTTGAAAACAAAGAGATTCTCGATTCTTGGTCTCCGTATGTTTCTCATTGTAACTGGACTGGTGTGTTCTGCGATGGGGATCGCGTTGTTTCTCTTGTTCTGTCGCCTCATTCCCTCAGGGAGCCGCTCAGGGGTCCATTGTCGCCTGCAATTTTCTTTCTTCAGCGCTTGGTTGTTCTTGACCTGTCTGGAAATGAGTTGCATGGCGAAGTCTCTCCCAAAATTGGTTTTCTGCGGATGCTAGGAGTCTTGGACTTGGGAAATAATCAATTCAGTGGGCATTTGCCGGTTCAACTAGGGGATTTGAACCGTCTGCGGAAACTCAGACTTGGCCCTAACAGTTTCACCGGGAAAATTCCACCAGAGATTGGGAATATGTTGAAGCTTACTTTTCTTGACCTCTCCGGCAATGCCCTCGTGGGGGACATCCCACCTGAGCTCGGAAATCTGACTCAGCTTCAGATTTTGGCTCTTGGAAACAATTTCCTCACAGGTTCACTGCCTGCTAATCTCTTCCCGAAGCTTGGATCTTTATCTTCGTTCGATGTTTCTAACAACACGCTATCTGGTGTGATTCCGCCTGATGTTGGAGAACTCACCTCTCTCACTGAGCTATACATCGGAGACAACCACTTCTCCGGAGAATTTCCTTTGGAGATCGGCTGGTTAACACGTCTTGAAGTTTTCTCGGCCCCTTCTTGTCTCTTCAACGGCCCGTTGCCTGAAACATTCTCAAAGCTGAAATCTTTGAGCAAGTTTGATCTTTCTAACAACCCCTTGAAGTGTACACTCCCGACATTTATAGGAGAGCTACAAAACTTGACCGTGTTGAATCTTGTTTACGCTGAGCTAAATGGCAGTGTTCCATCTGAACTCGGGAGTTGCAAAAACTTGAAAACTTTGCTGCTTTCATTTAATTCCCTTCACGGGACGTTGCCGGAGGAGCTTTCCGAGTTACCGCTTATGAGTTTTTCTGCTGAAAAGAACCAGCTTTCAGGTACATTGCCTTCCTGGCTTGGAAAATGGCGAAATGCCGATTCAATACTGCTGTCTGATAATAAATTTTCCGGGAGAATTCCAGCTGAGATTGGGAATTGTTCCATGCTGACCCACATTAGCTTGGGTAGTAATATGTTGACAGGTGAGATTCCTAAAGAAATCTGCAATCCCGTTTTGCTTTCTGAGATCGAGCTTGACCACAATTTTCTCACCGGTAGTATTGAAGAAACTTTTGTGAACTGTAATAATTTGACGGAGCTGGTGTTGCTGGATAATCAGATTCATGGTAGCATACCTGATTATCTTTCTAAGCTCCCTGAGTTGATGGTTCTTGAATTGGATTCTAATAACTTAACAGGTACGATCCCTGCAAATCTTTGGAGTTCTGTGAATTTAATTGAGTTTACTGCAGCAAATAATCAGTTGGAGGGCGCACTTCCTGCGGAGATTGGCAATGCTGCATTCTTGGAAAATCTGGTTCTCTCGAACAATAGGCTAACGGGCACCATTCCTAAGGAGATTGGAAATCTGAGTGCCCTGTCTGTGTTATATTTGGATTCTAATAATTTTGTGGGGAGTGTACCCTTTGAGCTTGGAAAGTGCGGTACACTGGCAACACTGGTTCTGGGAAACAATAGGCTTAATGGTTCCATTCCTGATGAAATTACTGATTTGCCTCTGCTACAATACCTTGTTCTTTCTCATAATGATATCTCTGGAAGCATTCCTTCGAAAGTTTCGAAATATTTTCGCCCAGCTTCTGTTATTCCAGACACAACGTATGTACAGCATAGAGGAGTCTATGATCTTTCATACAACAGATTGAGTGGTTCAATCCCGGATGAATTGGGGAGCTGTGTGCTTTTGGTTGATCTCCTGCTCAGCAACAACAGGCTTTCTGGTGAGATTCCAAGGTCCTTAGCACGATTATCGAATCTCACGAGCTTAGATTTGTCTGGTAACTTGCTTACGGGTGGAATTCCTCGCGAGTTTGGTGATTTGGTTAAGCTGCAAGGTTTGTATCTTGGAAATAATCAGCTTACAGGTCGGATCCCTGAAAACCTTGGAATGTTAAAAGACTTGGTGAAACTTAATTTTACCACTAATATGTTACAAGGTCCGATTCCAACAAGTTTCGGTGGCATGAATGAGCTTACGCATTTGGACTTGAGCTCTAACATGCTTAGTGGTGAAATCCCAGCCTCTTTGTCGAAAATGGTGAATCTCGTGGGGCTTTATGCTCAGCAGAATAGGCTTTCAGGTAATTTGGATGATCTTTTCAAGAACTCAGTACTGTGGAGAGTTGAGATTCTGAATTTAAGTAGCAATGCATTGAGTGGGGATTTGCCACGATCAGTAGGCAACATGACATATTTGTCTACCTTGGATCTTCATGGAAATGGTTTTACGGGGAAGCTTCCAAACGTGTTTGGGAATCTAGCTGAACTTCAGTATCTGGATGTCTCGAAGAATAATTTAAGTGGCCAAATACCAGAAGATGTTTGTGGAATAGCAAGTTTGTTCTTCTTCAATTTGGCAGAAAACCAGTTTGAGGGTCCGATCCCGATAAATGGGATATGCAGCAAACTCACCAAAACTGCCCTGGCTGGAAACAAGGGTCTGTGTGGAGGAATTGTCGGTTTAAAATGCCCTTCAAAGAGCTTTGGCAGAAAGTTTCCTCTGTTGAATGAATGGGGATTAGCTTCGGTTGTGGTTGGAACGACTTTGATATCTCTTTCAGTATTCATTGTGCTGAAAATTGTCCTTAACCGAACCAGCAAGAATGATCTTGAGGACATGAGTGACAGCAAGATGAACAGTTCAGATGATCCAAATCTCTATTTCTTGAGCAGCGGCAGCAAATCTAAAGAACCACTAAGCATCAACATTGCCATGTTCGAGCAACCTCTTTTGAAACTGACCCTAGTTGACATTCTGGAAGCCACCAACAACTTTTGCAAGACAAACATAATCGGAGATGGAGGATTTGGCACCGTGTATAAAGCCACTTTACCAGATGGTAAAACTGTTGCTGTTAAGAAACTGAGTCAAGCCAAAGCACAAGGCCAAAGGGAGTTTTTAGCTGAGATGGAAACGCTAGGCAAGGTGAAACACCGAAATCTTGTTCCCTTGCTGGGGTACTGCTCGTACGGGGAGGAGAAAGTGCTAGTTTACGAGTACATGGTCAATGGAAGCTTGGATAACTGGCTAAGAAATCGAATAGGAACGCTCAAAGTTTTGGATTGGACCAAACGATTCAAGATAGCTGTGGGTTCTGCCCGAGGCCTTGCCTTTCTTCACCATGGTTTTATTCCCCACATCATACACCGCGACATCAAGGCTAGCAATATCCTTCTGAACGAAGATTTTGAACCAAAAGTTGCTGATTTCGGCCTGGCGCGACTGATCAGTGCCTGTGAAACACATGTTAGCACAGATATTGCAGGCACGTTCGGATACATTCCGCCTGAATATGGTCAGAGCTGGAAGGCCACGACAAGGGGTGATGTTTATAGCTATGGTGTGATCCTACTCGAGCTTTTAACCGGGAAAGAGCCTACGGGACCTGATTTCAAAGATGTTGAAGGGGGGAACCTGGTTGGATGGGTGATCCAGAAGACGAAGAATCGTGAGGCGGTGGATGTGCTTGACCCGATGATTCTTGATGCAGATTCTAAGCAGATGATGCTACAGACCCTGCAGATCGCTGTAATTTGTTTGTCTGACAACCCTGCCAATAGGCCTACTATGCTTCAAGTGTTGAAGTTCTTGAAAGGTATCAAAGATGAGTAG
- the LOC140871726 gene encoding uncharacterized protein: MADASMSSLASKICNHLASVFTASTTPHPPPLTVLVDEISATAARGGRIFLYGVGREGLMLRALCMRLFHLGLSAHFVFDMTTPPISQPDVLIASAGPGGFSTVDAICGVARSGGARVVLLTAQPELGSSVKYASAVAYMPAQTMADDGDGGNAQRSLLPMGSVYEGAMYVLFEMLVFKLGELLNRSPEEIRSRHTNLE, encoded by the coding sequence ATGGCTGATGCTTCAATGTCTTCTCTAGCCTCCAAAATCTGCAACCACCTAGCCTCCGTCTTCACCGCCTCCACCACCCCCCATCCACCGCCTCTCACCGTTCTCGTCGACGAAATCTCCGCCACCGCAGCTCGCGGCGGCCGGATCTTCCTCTACGGCGTGGGCCGTGAAGGCCTGATGCTAAGAGCCCTGTGTATGCGTCTCTTCCACTTGGGTCTCTCCGCCCACTTCGTTTTCGACATGACCACTCCTCCAATCTCCCAGCCGGACGTCCTCATAGCCTCCGCCGGCCCAGGGGGTTTCTCCACGGTCGACGCCATCTGCGGCGTGGCAAGAAGTGGCGGCGCAAGAGTGGTGCTTCTGACGGCTCAGCCGGAGCTGGGCTCGTCGGTGAAGTATGCCAGCGCGGTGGCTTACATGCCGGCGCAGACCATGGCAGACGACGGAGACGGAGGGAATGCGCAACGGAGCTTGCTTCCGATGGGGAGCGTGTATGAAGGGGCGATGTATGTGTTGTTCGAAATGCTTGTGTTCAAGCTGGGGGAGCTTCTGAATAGGAGCCCTGAAGAAATAAGATCTCGCCATACCAATTTGGAGTGA
- the LOC140871414 gene encoding membrane steroid-binding protein 2-like, giving the protein MALELWETFKESITTYTGLSPATFFTVLALGLALYYVVSNFFGSSDDTHIRQRSRGFEEQMQPLPPPVQLGEITEEELKQYDGSDSQKPLLMAIKSQIYDVSLSRMFYGPGGPYALFAGKDASRALAKMSFDDKDLNGDLTGLGVFELEALQDWEYKFMSKYVKVGTVKTTTVPVTDGTTEGQAATEATRESVADGPSESVAKETPEASSAVDTEKDKE; this is encoded by the exons ATGGCCCTTGAATTGTGGGAGACCTTCAAAGAATCAATCACCACATATACGGGGCTTTCTCCAGCTACTTTCTTTACAGTTCTTGCTCTGGGCTTGGCCCTTTACTATGTGGTTTCTAATTTCTTTGGTTCTTCGGATGATACCCACATCCGGCAAAGGTCGAGAGGCTTTGAGGAGCAGATGCAGCCTCTGCCTCCTCCGGTTCAGTTAGGTGAGATAACTGAGGAGGAGTTGAAGCAGTACGATGGCTCTGATTCACAGAAGCCTTTGCTCATGGCTATCAAGAGCCAGATCTATGATGTTTCTCTGAGCAG GATGTTTTATGGGCCAGGTGGGCCTTATGCCTTGTTTGCTGGAAAGGACGCAAGTCGTGCTCTTGCGAAGATGTCTTTTGATGACAAAGATTTGAACGGTGATCTCACCGGTCTAGGTGTGTTTGAGCTCGAAGCCCTGCAGGATTGGGAGTACAAGTTCATGAGCAAATATGTGAAGGTTGGAACTGTCAAGACGACCACTGTGCCAGTTACTGATGGCACGACTGAAGGCCAAGCTGCAACCGAGGCTACCCGAGAGAGTGTTGCTGATGGCCCATCAGAAAGTGTTGCGAAGGAGACTCCTGAAGCCTCTTCTGCAGTTGATACCGAGAAGGACAAGGAGtaa
- the LOC140871775 gene encoding F-box/LRR-repeat protein At3g48880 translates to MDDTFSSLRKWEDMNHDILVKIFQTLDIFDLILGIGQVCSTWRLAACDPLLWRTLDLSMLKSNFIKIPLEPYVYVDGRSDKTLTRVLKISLNLSRGSVSTIIFHYNLYISNDQLTYAAERCPRLKRLVMPAWNRIKEAGICHAIHIWKDLESLTMPSISNPPVIIEEISENCKNFSELKIMGPFDVCFASTLVAFLPNLKVLSLRCSMVLKDALFIILDGLKALEVLNISHCLLVDTPPPPATRNVLRKLDSTILERTSKLKRFISCINDSCVMCQRARNDEGLMRWYKYEEDLWKVDEVRSLAI, encoded by the exons ATGGACGATACCTTCTCCAGTTTGAGAAAATGGGAGGATATGAATCATGATATCTTGGTTAAGATTTTCCAAACCCTGGACATCTTTGATCTGATCTTGGGGATTGGTCAAGTTTGTAGTACTTGGAGATTGGCGGCTTGCGACCCTTTACTCTGGAGGACTCTTGATTTGTCGATGCTAAAGTCAAACTTCATTAAAATACCGTTAGAGCCGTATGTATACGTGGATGGTCGGTCTGATAAGACATTGACTCGGGTTTTGAAGATTTCCTTAAATCTAAGCCGTGGAAGCGTATCGACGATAATTTTTCACTACAATCTCTACATCAGCAATGATCAGTTGACTTACGCAGCTGAAAG GTGCCCTCGTCTCAAACGGCTGGTCATGCCTGCGTGGAACAGAATAAAGGAGGCTGGAATATGTCATGCAATTCATATATGGAAAGACCTCGAATCACTAACAATGCCTAGCATATCAAACCCTCCTGTTATAATTGAGGAAATTTCGGAAAATTGTAAGAATTTTTCCGAATTGAAGATAATGGGCCCCTTTGATGTTTGCTTCGCTTCAACGCTGGTTGCATTTCTACCTAACTTGAAAGTCTTAAGCCTTCGATGCTCGATGGTTCTCAAGGATGctttatttatcatcttggatgGGTTGAAAGCGCTGGAAGTTCTCAACATATCTCATTGCCTACTTGTTGATACCCCTCCACCTCCTGCGACAAGAAATGTCCTCCGGAAGCTTGACAGCACGATTCTCGAAAGGACAAGCAAGTTGAAAAGATTTATATCGTGTATCAATGATTCGTGTGTGATGTGCCAACGTGCTAGAAATGACGAAGGGTTGATGAGGTGGTACAAGTACGAGGAGGATCTCTGGAAGGTAGATGAAGTGAGATCACTCGCGATCTGA